One Azospirillum brasilense DNA window includes the following coding sequences:
- a CDS encoding glycosyltransferase produces METLDAATAGLDPILRESALAHVSGDLRRYVNILDMLDHVLDLAPLDGINQIYWSMQRQLFLMRMDMASVPDFTTGRLLPFYERFLRQLSSRLGTAAAPRRAGRPDTGKVVIVTNQFLSDQHQPSRDLLLLAVRLQRDLGRTVLVLNTNMMPDRYYSPFIPPFAAAVEERLSGEQTIRFEDETVRMLSSTAPGIAAEKVNGFLAAVDAFDPDLVIAFGGSVVVADLLEGVRPLLCIPTTTGQTISLADIVLDFGGRVPPAGEGRLARSWRPFRFGLSLRRSGDTATRAEFSIPDAAFACIVVGNRLDAEVDGDFLELLERILDAVPQALVLFAGGAEALPGRLSGRRHAARLRCLGHVDRMEALLQLGDLFLNPRRTGGGAGAAQALAAGLPVLSHAGGDVASVAGPAFLVADDGAFVARAAALAADPALLAAARGEARARFAVVEQEGSNLPQLAAYMAEAVALFRKPE; encoded by the coding sequence ATGGAGACGCTGGACGCCGCGACCGCCGGTCTGGACCCCATTCTTCGGGAATCGGCGCTGGCCCATGTCTCGGGCGATCTTCGCCGATACGTGAACATCCTGGACATGCTGGACCATGTGCTGGACCTGGCGCCGCTGGACGGCATCAACCAGATCTACTGGTCCATGCAGCGCCAACTTTTCCTGATGCGGATGGACATGGCGTCGGTTCCGGACTTCACGACCGGCCGGCTGCTTCCCTTCTATGAGCGGTTCCTGCGGCAGCTATCCTCGCGGCTGGGCACGGCTGCGGCCCCGCGCCGGGCGGGACGGCCGGACACGGGTAAGGTCGTCATCGTGACCAACCAGTTCCTGTCCGACCAGCACCAGCCATCGCGCGACCTCCTGCTGCTTGCGGTCCGGCTGCAACGGGACCTCGGCCGGACGGTTCTGGTGCTCAACACCAACATGATGCCGGACCGCTATTACAGTCCGTTCATTCCCCCCTTCGCCGCCGCCGTCGAGGAACGGCTGTCCGGCGAGCAGACGATCCGGTTCGAGGACGAGACGGTCCGCATGCTGTCCTCCACCGCACCCGGCATCGCCGCGGAGAAGGTGAACGGCTTCCTGGCAGCCGTGGACGCCTTCGATCCGGATCTGGTGATCGCCTTCGGCGGCTCGGTCGTCGTCGCCGATCTTCTGGAGGGCGTGCGCCCGCTGCTGTGCATCCCCACCACGACCGGCCAGACCATCTCGCTCGCCGACATCGTGCTGGACTTCGGAGGCCGAGTGCCTCCCGCCGGTGAGGGGCGGCTGGCCCGCTCCTGGCGGCCTTTCCGCTTCGGCCTGTCGCTGCGCCGCAGCGGCGACACCGCCACGCGCGCGGAGTTTTCCATTCCGGATGCCGCGTTTGCCTGCATCGTCGTCGGCAACCGCCTGGACGCGGAGGTCGATGGCGACTTCCTGGAATTGCTGGAGCGGATTTTGGACGCGGTGCCGCAGGCGCTGGTGCTGTTCGCCGGGGGAGCGGAGGCCTTGCCCGGCCGGCTGTCCGGCCGCCGCCACGCCGCGAGGCTGCGCTGCCTTGGCCATGTCGACCGCATGGAGGCTCTGCTCCAACTCGGCGACCTTTTCCTGAATCCGCGCCGCACCGGCGGCGGAGCGGGGGCGGCACAGGCGCTGGCCGCCGGATTGCCGGTGCTGTCGCATGCCGGCGGCGATGTGGCCAGCGTCGCCGGCCCCGCCTTCCTGGTCGCGGATGACGGGGCGTTCGTTGCCCGCGCCGCGGCTCTGGCGGCCGATCCGGCGCTGCTTGCCGCGGCGAGAGGCGAGGCCCGCGCCCGCTTCGCGGTGGTGGAGCAGGAGGGGAGCAATCTGCCGCAACTCGCCGCCTATATGGCCGAGGCGGTCGCACTGTTCAGGAAGCCGGAGTAA